The following are encoded in a window of Caloenas nicobarica isolate bCalNic1 chromosome 32, bCalNic1.hap1, whole genome shotgun sequence genomic DNA:
- the LOC136000259 gene encoding LOW QUALITY PROTEIN: EH domain-binding protein 1-like protein 1 (The sequence of the model RefSeq protein was modified relative to this genomic sequence to represent the inferred CDS: inserted 1 base in 1 codon), with product MGSVWKRLQRAGKRAAKVRFVVTFEELLLEGGASWQPDKLTVVWSRRGRRVSSKPHSWQPGIENPYRGMVVWVVPESIEVVVTLYRDPHATTYDDKQWNVLIENESRGRRRVVAGAPLDLGRLAGPAGGPGAAPPALPLALALRPRTRRVAAAELRLRLRRDVLREGHPTEQDLQSLASLGRPGDVADLGDFESDPEDEDGGDAPGPPRRSGDPPGPGGHPDSPPMRPAPAPAELLSWCQAATGGYRGVRVTNFSTSWRSGLALCALVHRHCPHMIDYESLDPLDIWGNTQRALDALSALGVPRLLDPSDLVLXGVPDSLGVLSYLSGVRAVLQPPPGPPGSGPAPPGHPRTPKSAPGPPRPPRTPRSAPAPPRPPRTPRPSLDPPRPPRTPRSAPYPPKPPRTPQISSGPPQTPPDPQISSGPPQTPPDPQISSGPPQTPPDPQISSGPPQTPRTPRPSLDPPRPPRTPRSAPYPPKPPRTPRSAPGPPRPPRTPRSAPGPPRPPRTPRSAPGPPKPPRTPRSAPGPPDPPDPQISSGPPPKPPRTPRSTPPDPQISSGPPQTPPDPQTITGPPQTPPDPQISSGPPQTPPDPHTITGPPQTPPDPQIGCRPPQTPPAPQTITGSPQTPPDPQISSGPPPNPPSPPQGLVAQLVALQREQGLGDIGDLGDIGRGWWPSWWPCSGSSAVWTLALSPWRGTCGSSWDSGADPRREEQLLQEWLQLVNHKNELLRQQDQLQLLAEQQDLERRFELLNWELRGMLETEERLKPPGQRQREQRLLEELVSLVEQRDRLLRDLDGRLREAEEEDARLRRGLQQRRRRWAPRTRVASPDPPPTPGTPNRPPGPPNPPPPGPPEPPPVPRQQ from the exons ATGGGGTCGGTGTGGAAGCGGCTGCAACGGGCGGGGAAACGGGCGGCCAAGGTTCGCTTCGTGGTGACGTtcgaggagctgctgctggaggggggGGCGAGCTG gcAGCCGGACAAACTGACCGTGGTCTGGAGCCGGCGCGGGAGGAGGGTCAGCTCCAag ccccacagctggcaGCCCGGCATCGAGAACCCGTATCGGGGGATGGTCGTCTGGGTGGTCCCCGAGAGCATCGAGGTCGTTGTCACCCTGTACCGG gacccccacgCCACCACCTACGATGACAAACAGTGGAACGTCCTCATTGAAAAT gaGTCGCGGGGGCGGCGCCGGGTGGTGGCGGGGGCCCCCCTGGACCTGGGCCGgctggcggggccggcgggggggcccggggcggccccccccgcgctgccgctGGCCCTGGCCCTGCGGCCCCGCACACGCAGAGTGGCGGCGGCGGAGCTGCGGCTGCGGCTGCGGAGGGACGTCCTGAGAGAGGGACACCCCAC CGAGCAGGACCTGCAGAGCCTGGCCAGCCTGGGCCGCCCGGGGGACGTCGCCGACCTCGGGGACTTCGAGAGCGACCCCGAGGACGAGGACGGGGGGGacgcccccggccccccccggcgcagcggggacccccccgggccTGGGGGACACCCCGACAGCCCCCCCATGAGACCCGCG CCCGCCCCCGCGGAGCTGCTGTCCTGGTGCCAGGCGGCCACCGGCGGCTACCGGGGCGTCCGCGTCACCAACTTCAGCACGTCCTGGCGCAGCGGCCTGGCCCTGTGTGCACTGGTGCATCGTCACTGTCCCCACATGAT TGACTACGAGTCCCTGGACCCCCTGGACATCTGGGGCAACACCCAACGG gcccTGGACGCTCTCTCAGCCCTGGGGGTCCCGCGGCTGCTGGACCCCAGTGACCTGGTGC CCGGGGTCCCCGACAGTTTGGGGGTGCTGAGCTACTTGAGCGGGGTGCGCGCggtgctgcagccccccccggggccccccggATCGGGCCCGGCCCCACCTGGACACCCCCGGACCCCCAAGTCAGCTCCaggcccccccagacccccccggacccccagaTCAGCTCCggccccccccagacccccccggacccccagaCCATCActggacccccccagacccccccggacccccagaTCAGCTCCGtacccccccaaacccccccggaccccccagATCAGCTCCgggcccccccagacccccccggacccccagaTCAGCTCTgggcccccccagacccccccggacccccagaTCAGCTCcggacccccccagacccccccggacccccagaTCAGCTCCgggcccccccagaccccccggACCCCCAGACCATCActggacccccccagacccccccggacccccagaTCAGCTCCGtacccccccaaacccccccggacccccagaTCAGCTCCgggcccccccagacccccccggacccccagaTCAGCTCCgggcccccccagacccccccggacccccagaTCAGCTCCgggcccccccaaacccccccggacccccagaTCAGCTCCGGGTCCCCCAGACCCCCCGGACCCCCAGATCAGCTCCGggccccccccaaaacccccccggacccccagaTCA acccccccggacccccagaTCAGCTCCgggcccccccagacccccccggacccccagaCCATCActggacccccccagacccccccggacccccagaTCAGCTCCgggcccccccagacccccccggacccccacACCATCActggacccccccagacccccccggacccccagaTCGGCtgcagacccccccaaacccccccagccccccaaacaATCACTGGatccccccagacccccccggacccccagaTCAGCTCCgggccccccccaaacccccccagccccccccag GGGCTGGTGGCCCAGCTGGTGGCCCTGCAgcgggagcaggggctgggggacattggggaccttggggacatTGGCAGGGGCTGGTGGCCCAGCTGGTGGCCGTGCAGCGGGAGCAGCGCCGTGTGGACGCTCGCGCTGTCACCCTGGAGAGGGACCTGCGGCAGCTCATGGGACTCGG GCGCCGACCCCCGCCgtgaggagcagctgctccaggagtGGCTGCAACTGGTGAACCACAAGAACGAGctgctgagacagcaggaccagctgcagctgct ggcGGAGCAGCAGGACCTGGAGCGGCGCTTCGAGCTGCTGAACTGGGAGCTGCGGGGGATGCTGGAGACAGagg agCGCCTGAAGCCCCCGGGCCAGCGGCAGCGGGAGCagcggctgctggaggagctggtgtCGCTGGTGGAGCAGCGGGACCGGCTGCTGCGGGACCTGGACGGGCGGCTGCGGGA ggcggaggaggaggacgcTCGTCTGCGGCGCGGTCTGCAGCAGCGGCGGCGCCGATGGGCCCCGAGGACACGTGTGGCATCGcctgaccccccccccaccccgggcacCCCAaaccgcccccccggccccccgaacccccccccccccgggccccccgaACCGCCCCCCGTTCCCCGGCAGCAATAA
- the C32H11orf98 gene encoding uncharacterized protein C11orf98 homolog, which translates to MGIGGKINRPRTELKKKLFKRRRVLARGGRQQKRRSLPPDPPPPLWGKRRRKLLKRLRAAARTGPEVRRDGKKPGTPPGTPPDVEMAAAPGGR; encoded by the exons ATGGGGATCGGCGGGAAAATCAACCGGCCCCGGACG GAGCTGAAGAAGAAGCTGTTCAAGCGGCGGCGCGTCctggcgcggggggggcggcagcAGAAGCGCCG GTCCctccccccggaccccccccccccgctgtGGGGGAAGCGGCGGCGGAAGCTCCTGAAGCGGCTGCGGGCGGCGGCTCGAACCG gCCCGGAGGTGCGAAGAGATGGAAAGAaaccggggacccccccggggacccccccggacGTGGAGatggcggcggccccgggggggcgGTGA
- the LOC136000332 gene encoding ubiquinol-cytochrome-c reductase complex assembly factor 3 codes for MEAARRWARALARGAVPVAVGVVLWAAVGAGEQQRQETLKALPEVSPELLAERRRHNRLILEALREAAQTDENVARRAVPWRK; via the exons ATGGAGGCGGCGCGGCGCTGGGCGCGGGCGCTGGCCCGGGGCGCGGTGCCGGTGGCCGTCGGGGTCGTGCTGTGGGCGGCCGTGGGGGCGGGCGAGCAGCAGCGGCAGGAGACGCTCAAG GCGCTGCCGGAGGTGAGTCCCGAGCTCCtggccgagcggcggcggcacAACCGGCTCATCCTGGAGGCGCTGAGGGAGGCGGCGCAGACCGACGAGAACGTGGCGCGCCGCGCGGTGCCCTGGCGGAAGTGA